Sequence from the Maribacter algicola genome:
CTTATATGAACGATGGAAATAACGGTACCGATGACACCTCCCCAACCTTCAAGGCCTTTGAGGAAGGTTCAGAAACTATGAGCAAGGAAGCGAATACCCAATTGGCCATTCGGCAGGAGAAGTTCATCAGGGACTTAAAAAATGCGCTTCTCAGAATTGAGAACAAAACTTACGGCATTTGCCGGATAACGGGCAAACTCATAAATAAGGAGCGTTTGAAATTGGTGCCGCATGCCACCTTGAGTATAGAAGCCAAGAATATGCAAAAATAATCGAAACGCCTTCCGGGGCGTTTTTTAATGGTCCGTTTTGAAATTATTTCCCTTAGTTCTTCTCCTGATCGCAGCACAGGTTACCGCTCAAAAGAAGGTGCACAAAGTTTTGTTGGGCGAATCCGTAAAGTTGATACAGGTCAACGCGGAAAACTGTTACGAGGTCATTTTGGAAACTGGCGATAACGAGGAAATAGAGGTTGATGCCCAAATGGATGGCGAATACAGTGACGATCTTCAAATGAAGGTCTCTGAAGTGGGCAATACATTGGTACTTGGCGCCGGCTTCCAACCCGTCTTTAAAAACCCCAACGATAAACTAAGTGCACACAAAGTGGTCTCCATTGCATTAAAAATTAAACTTCCTAAATACAAAAGCGTGCAAGTTTTTGGAAATAGCTCCCGGGTCATCGCCTTTGGCGATTACTTGAAACTTGATGTCACCCTTTCTGATGGAACCTGTGAATTACATAATATTTCTCAAGCGGTAAACGTAAGAACCCAAAGTGGCAACATTGTGGTATATGCCAATAGGGCAACCATATCGGCAGAAACAAAATATGGCCAATATAAAAAGGATACTATACCTAATGGCTTCAACAGTTATAAGTTAAATTCGGTCACCGGAAATATCATACTGAACAAAACCGAATAATATTTCTATTTTTGCGCCGTTGAAAAGCTCATGAACCTAAAAAAATCCATTTTATTAATAGTTTTGATTCTCCTTATAGACCAATGGAGCAAAATATACATTAAGACAAACTTCGTATTGGGTGAATCTGTTGATGTCTTCAGTTGGTTCAAAATTCTTTTTATTGAGAACGAAGGCGCGGCGTGGGGTGCCAAGCTAAGTGATGTGCTCCCTATTTCCGATGCTACGGGTAAGCTGGTCCTCACCATTTTCAGGTTGTTTGCCATTTTTGGGATCGGCTATTGGTTGTTCGATGTTGTTAAGAAAAAATCCTCAAAAACATTGATAGTTGCGGTTTCCTTAATATTCGCGGGGGCCCTGGGAAATATATTGGATTCTGTTTTTTACGGTCTCATTTTCGATGATAGCTACAATCATGTAGCGACTTTGTTTTCCGATGAACCTTATGGAAAGGTCTTTTATGGTAAAGTTGTGGATATGCTCTATTTTCCTTTAGTGGATACGACTTGGCCGGAATGTATGCCCTTTGTTGGCGGTAGTAATTTTCGTTTTTTCGAGCCCGTCTTTAACATTGCGGATACGGCCATAAGTACCGGGGTTGGGATTTTATTGGTTTTTAATAAAAGGGCATTTGGAAAGAACGAGGAGGAAGAAACTGTAGTTGAAATTTCAGAAAATACTGAAAATCCTCAAGGGTCAATAAACGAATAATTTTTTTGGGGAGTTATACAATAATCCAAAGGAACATCTCCAGGGAAGGCATCGCTTATTAAAGGTTCCGCTTCAAAAAAACTGAGCCCCACTTTTAATACATTTGGTTTACAGCTTGCCAAGAAGTTATCATAGAATCCTTTGCCATAGCCAACCCTGTGTCCATTTATATCAAAAGCCAATAGGGGAATGAATACCACATCCATTTTATCCGGTTCAACCTTTATACCATCTACGGGTTCTGGAACGCCCCAAGAATTGTTTTTGAATTTGGTGTTATCTGTGAGTAGGAAATGTTCTAATACGTTCTGCTGTACTTTTGGGACGACGATATATTTATCCTTTCCCTGCAATATGGACAGTAAATTGATGGTATCCACCTCATGTTTTGAAGGTATAGGAAGAAAAAGATGGTAATAATCTTTTGACCAAATGGGAAGTTCTAATGCCTTGTTGGATATATCAAGACTTTTGGCTGCAATCTGACTTACGGAGAGCTGTTTTCTAAGAGCTGAATATTTTAAACGCAAATCTTTCTTCAACATAATTGAAAAATGATTTGAAGTACCTTGGGCACTATTTAATCTTTTCCTGCCACAGCAAAGAAAACTTTAAAAAATAACATTAAGATGAGGTAGGTTCCGAGTGTTAAAATGTAGCTTTCCATATATTAAACAAAAAGTATTTGAGGTTCCGTTTCAGTTTAAATGTAAGTAAAAAAATTATTAAATCTCCTTGAAAAGCACATTTTTGTCGTTAAAAAGCACAATTTTATATGAAAATTAACAGATAAGAGAATATAAATTTCATCTATAATAATATAATTCCCTAATAATCAATATTTTACACAAAACCACATAGAATCAATCTTTTTTTAATTCCAATTTGACAAACTACCGTTAATTTTTTGAACAATTCCAACAATTGTTTAGCCACCATCCTTTATATCGTAATTCTTTTTTTTTGAAGTTAAAATACCTAGAAAATTTTAGCTGTTTCAAGAAAAGCATGTAAATTCAAATCCATCGATTTAAGAATTAGTTCAAAAGTAGTATGTCCCAAATTCCAATTGACGTCCAGTTAACCGCACTGCCCAATGGACCTGGCGTGTATCAGTTTTATGACAAGGACGATAAAATTTTGTACGTTGGGAAGGCGAAAAATCTAAAAAAGCGGGTTTCGTCCTATTTTAATAAAAATCATGAATACGGGAAGACAAGGGTACTTGTTAAAAAAATACGGGGCATCAAGCACATTGTTGTGCCAACGGAGTCAGACGCGCTTTTACTAGAAAACAATCTGATTAAGGAATACAAACCACGCTATAATGTTTTGCTCAAGGATGATAAGTCCTATCCGTGGTTGTGTCTAAAGAATGAGCGGTTCCCAAGACTGTTTCCCACAAGACGCGTCATAAAGGACGGTTCTGATTATTATGGCCCCTATACTAGCATGAAGACGGTTAGGACACTTTTGGACCTTATAAAAAGTGTGTATCCGCTCAGGACCTGTACGTATGATCTGTCCAATGAGAAAATTAAGGCAGGTAAGTATAAGGTCTGTTTGGAATACCATTTGGGCAATTGTAAAGGACCATGTGAAGGTCTTCAGAGTTCCGAGGAATATGATAGACAGATTGCCGATATAAAGGAAATCATAAAAGGGAATTTTAAGTCTTCTCTTCAATATTTCAAGGGTCAAATGAAATCCTTGGCAGAGGAGATGCGCTATGAGGAGGCCCAGCGTATAAAGGACAAGATCGATGTTCTTGAAAATTACCAAGTAAAGTCTACTATCGTTAACCCAAAAATTAGCGATGTGGATGTATTTACGATAATTTCCGATAGCGCCCTTGCCTATGTGAATTTTCTTCAATTGTCCCACGGATCTATTATCAGGTCCCATACCATGGAGATCAAAAAGAAATTGGATGAATCTGATGAAGACTTACTTCAATTGGCCATCGTGGAAATCAGACAGCGATTCAATTCGCAGTCCAAGGAACTTTATCTTCCTTTTGATGTTGCATTGGATGCAACCTTAAAAATAACCATACCAAAGCTTGGTGACAAAAAACGTTTGCTGGAACTATCTGAACGAAACGCCAAATTTTTCAGACAGGAACGGTTTAATCAAATAAAGATCATTGACCCTGATCGACATACCAATAGGATTATGGCCCAAATGAAGAAAGATTTGAGATTGTCCGAAGAGCCCAGGCATATAGAATGTTTCGATAACAGTAATATACAAGGCACCAATCCCGTGGCGGCCTGTGTCGTCTTTAAGGATGGCAAACCAAGTAAGAAGGACTACAGACATTTTAATATAAAGACCGTAACGGGACCGGACGATTTTGCTTCTATGGAGGAGGTTGTATTCAGAAGGTATAAAAGGCTCTTGGAGGAGGAGGAACCATTACCTCAATTGATAATAATTGATGGGGGCAAGGGTCAGCTCTCCTCGGCATTGAAAAGTTTGGATGCTTTGGGTCTTCGAGGCAAAATAGCGATTGTAGGCATTGCGAAGCGGCTTGAGGAGATATATTTTCCGGAGGATTCCATTCCGCTTTACCTGGATAAAAAATCGGAAAGTTTGAAGATTATCCAACATTTAAGAAACGAAGCTCACAGATTTGGTATAACTTTTCATAGAAATAAAAGGAGCAAAAGTGCTATCAATTCAGAATTGGAAAATATTGAAGGGGTAGGTGAAAAAACAGCACGGGATTTGTTGAAGAAATTCAAATCCGTTAAACGGATCAAGGAAGCTTCCTTAGAACATTTAACCGAAGTAGTGGGTGCTTCCAAGGCAAAAAAAATATATGGTTCGTTTCATTGAATTAGAAATATGGGCACGATGGATAGGCAAGGGTGCTGTATTGCTCCTTTTGTTTCTTTTTACCTTGAATTGCCCGGGTCAAAACCATGAATCAAAAAAACAGAAAGTTGGACTCGTACTCAGTGGGGGTGGTGCCAAAGGATTGGCGCATATTGGGGCCTTAAGGGTAATTGAGGAAGCGGGTGTAGAAATTGATTATGTTGGCGGAACCAGTATGGGTGCCATTGTGGGGGCATTGTACGCCGCAGGATACACGGCGGATCAATTGGATTCTATTTTTAGGGCGACGGATTTTGTCAATTTGATTCAGGATAATTTGCCTAGGAACGCCAAGACCTTTTATGAGAAAGAAGATTCCGAACGCTATGCATTGACATTGCCTTTTGACAATTTCAAGGTCAGTGTACCTACTGCATTTTCAGGAGGGCAGAACATTTACAACGAACTTGTCAGGTTATTGTACCATGTAAAGGACGTAAACGATTTTTCCCAGCTTCCGATCCCTTTCGTCTGCATTGCCA
This genomic interval carries:
- a CDS encoding TraR/DksA family transcriptional regulator, whose translation is MAEDLKVRYSDKDLAEFKELIEEKIEKAKSHLELLKSSYMNDGNNGTDDTSPTFKAFEEGSETMSKEANTQLAIRQEKFIRDLKNALLRIENKTYGICRITGKLINKERLKLVPHATLSIEAKNMQK
- a CDS encoding lipoprotein signal peptidase yields the protein MNLKKSILLIVLILLIDQWSKIYIKTNFVLGESVDVFSWFKILFIENEGAAWGAKLSDVLPISDATGKLVLTIFRLFAIFGIGYWLFDVVKKKSSKTLIVAVSLIFAGALGNILDSVFYGLIFDDSYNHVATLFSDEPYGKVFYGKVVDMLYFPLVDTTWPECMPFVGGSNFRFFEPVFNIADTAISTGVGILLVFNKRAFGKNEEEETVVEISENTENPQGSINE
- a CDS encoding 5-formyltetrahydrofolate cyclo-ligase, which gives rise to MLKKDLRLKYSALRKQLSVSQIAAKSLDISNKALELPIWSKDYYHLFLPIPSKHEVDTINLLSILQGKDKYIVVPKVQQNVLEHFLLTDNTKFKNNSWGVPEPVDGIKVEPDKMDVVFIPLLAFDINGHRVGYGKGFYDNFLASCKPNVLKVGLSFFEAEPLISDAFPGDVPLDYCITPQKNYSFIDP
- the uvrC gene encoding excinuclease ABC subunit UvrC, whose amino-acid sequence is MSQIPIDVQLTALPNGPGVYQFYDKDDKILYVGKAKNLKKRVSSYFNKNHEYGKTRVLVKKIRGIKHIVVPTESDALLLENNLIKEYKPRYNVLLKDDKSYPWLCLKNERFPRLFPTRRVIKDGSDYYGPYTSMKTVRTLLDLIKSVYPLRTCTYDLSNEKIKAGKYKVCLEYHLGNCKGPCEGLQSSEEYDRQIADIKEIIKGNFKSSLQYFKGQMKSLAEEMRYEEAQRIKDKIDVLENYQVKSTIVNPKISDVDVFTIISDSALAYVNFLQLSHGSIIRSHTMEIKKKLDESDEDLLQLAIVEIRQRFNSQSKELYLPFDVALDATLKITIPKLGDKKRLLELSERNAKFFRQERFNQIKIIDPDRHTNRIMAQMKKDLRLSEEPRHIECFDNSNIQGTNPVAACVVFKDGKPSKKDYRHFNIKTVTGPDDFASMEEVVFRRYKRLLEEEEPLPQLIIIDGGKGQLSSALKSLDALGLRGKIAIVGIAKRLEEIYFPEDSIPLYLDKKSESLKIIQHLRNEAHRFGITFHRNKRSKSAINSELENIEGVGEKTARDLLKKFKSVKRIKEASLEHLTEVVGASKAKKIYGSFH